A window of the Dunckerocampus dactyliophorus isolate RoL2022-P2 chromosome 19, RoL_Ddac_1.1, whole genome shotgun sequence genome harbors these coding sequences:
- the armc2 gene encoding armadillo repeat-containing protein 2 isoform X2: protein MGAMERKYELCGPFLPRRHPSLKTSAEIVDEARRTLRAQSTQRPCTPRDGQRQLFARSSIRADHNSRPSSTFSLHAQNFDVSDSRPSSGTRLSPLEHSKVAVLNKDEIPKSSPKPPTEPVDTKRGGLAGSRARLLRATSLTTLPPLAGHADAQERLKLGMSRKLPPAQSQVCGDHKEVSSVPHKPGPRRTQSESRLAQANDDARVRTTEGGLEWRTDLGDGQNATSTGAESKWDRIAPLLQELKATAASGSSEASLERLCDLCANLHDALAEAGMLGHHGCKKRSTILRTLFQLIDLNSSRLDLHVAELCLALRVSGNNLLNICKLVFQTSRNESNDSLFQNNSVIDFLLGLLLREEVSTSGEALFYCVGTLKFLSGNAAIVRLLLDKNCMRVAQKFIRKLCTVDDAYFTMAGHIFVQLTAALRNLADQPEARPLFVSYALMSQLCLVLQRHRQDQDVCTNVSRIYSKLSSYAECRLSLAETPDCYQLFLELLSKHHHKQDLVVRLLFTLGNLTAKSDEARQQLFRCEDCVDTLLRLYDDYQLREDSPAPTAASVREGEDVLVKLVRVLANMCIHPDVGAALASNTTCIQLLMETLELRSVQESEELIVNVAATINNLTFYHKDSSVLKRSQLAIADCRTKKKQISTIQINVKNTFRNVVLKNPSVLFVLLVMWKLMLSSNMDAMLEATRVYGNLSQSKDVRDFIMQNEVHRFVVTLLDSKNPDVCFSACGVLTNLALDPPYRGSLSLEGASAKLTDCLRDFGAGDWQLAGQVCQALWNMTSGGSEKLLDTQEGRSLLEILTSYLAHCPSDEDKVLKWAGNKDVSGYHRESWELDFRPVAQKLLTEIVR, encoded by the exons ATGGGCGCCATGGAGAGGAAATATGAGCTGTGTGGACCTTTTCTGCCAAGGAGGCACCCCTCGTTGAAAACAAGCGCGGAAATAGTGGACGAAGCGAGACGCACCCTCCGAGCCCAGTCCACCCAGAGACCTTGCACTCCCAGGGATGGGCAGAGGCAACTATTTGCAAGAAGCTCTATCCGTGCAGACCACAACAGCAGACCTTCATCTACCTTCAG TCTTCACGCACAGAATTTTGATGTCTCCGACTCCCGGCCAAGTTCAGGGACGCGCCTCTCTCCTCTGGAACAT TCCAAAGTTGCAGTTCTCAACAAGGATGAGATTCCCAAGTCGTCTCCCAAACCTCCCACTGAGCCAGTGGACACAAAGAGGGGGGGGCTGGCGGGGTCACGGGCGCGTCTCCTCAGGGCGACGTCTCTCACCACTTTGCCTCCTCTAGCGGGACATGCAGATG cacAAGAACGGTTAAAACTAGGCATGTCAAGAAAGCTGCCGCCAGCCCAATCTCAGGTCTGTGGAGACCACAAGGAGGTCTCCAGTGTTCCTCACAAACCTGGTCCACGCAGAACCCAAAGTGAAAG CAGACTAGCGCAGGCCAATGACGATGCGAGAGTCAGAACCACAGAGGGTGGACTGGAATGGAGAACAG ATTTGGGCGATGGACAGAACGCCACAAGCACAGGTGCAGAGTCAAAGTGGGATAGGATAGCGCCTCTTCTCCAGGAGCTAAAGGCTACAGCTGCAAGTG GGAGCTCTGAGGCCTCGCTGGAGCGTCTGTGTGACTTGTGTGCCAATCTCCATGACGCCCTGGCAGAGGCTGGCATGCTGGGCCATCATGGCTGCAAGAAGCGCTCCACCATACTGCGAACCCTGTTTCAGCTCATCGACCTCAACTCCTCGCGGCTTGATCTTCATGTCGCCGAGCTCTGCCTCGCC ttgCGTGTCAGCGGGAACAACCTGCTCAACATCTGTAAGCTCGTCTTCCAGACCAGCCGCAATGAATCCAATGACAGCCTCTTCCAGAACAACTCTGTCATAG ACTTTCTACTTGGACTGTTGCTCCGCGAGGAGGTGTCTACATCTGGAGAAGCGTTGTTTTACTGTGTCGGCACGCTGAAGTTTCTCTCAGGAAATGCTGCGATCGTACGCCTCCTGTTGGACAAAAACTGTATGAGAGTGGCTCAGAAGTTCATACGGAAACTCTGCACCGTTGACGACGCATACTTTACAATGGCCGGACACATCTTTGTGCAG CTGACGGCCGCCTTGAGGAACCTTGCTGATCAACCTGAGGCCCGTCCGCTCTTTGTCTCCTACGCACTGATGTCACAGCTCTGCTTGGTGCTGCAACGCCATCGCCAGGACCAAGATGTCTGCACCAATGTTTCTAGAATCTACAG TAAACTCTCCTCTTATGCGGAGTGCCGCCTCTCACTGGCTGAGACCCCCGACTGCTACCAACTATTTTTAGAACTACTGAGCAAACATCACCATAAACAG GACCTCGTAGTGCGACTCCTCTTCACACTGGGCAACCTCACGGCCAAAAGCGACGAGGctcggcagcagctcttccgCTGCGAGGATTGCGTGGACACCCTCCTGCGGCTGTACGACGACTACCAGCTGAGGGAGGACTCGCCGGCTCCCACTGCGGCCAGCGTACGGGAGGGCGAGGATGTGCTGGTGAAGCTGGTCAGGGTGCTGGCGAACATGTGCATCCATCCTGATGTGGGCGCGGCGCTGGCCAGCAACACCACCTGCATCCAGCTGCTGATGGAAACGCTAG AGCTGAGGTCCGTGCAGGAGAGCGAGGAGTTGATCGTGAACGTGGCCGCCACCATCAACAACCTGACCTTTTACCACAAAGACAGCTCGGTGCTCAAACGCAGTCAGCTGGCCATTGCGGACtgtaggacaaaaaaaaagcaaatatcaaCAATACAGATCaatgtgaaaaatacatttagaaatgtagttttaaaaaatcccaGTGTCCTGTTTGTTCTCTTAGTGATGTGGAAGTTGATGCTCAGCTCCAACATGGACGCCATGCTGGAGGCCACCCGCGTCTATGGAAACTTGTCACAATCCAAAGATGTGCGGGACTTTATAATGCAAAATGaag TGCACAGGTTTGTGGTGACACTACTGGACTCTAAGAACCCTGATGTCTGCTTCTCAGCCTGCGGGGTCCTCACCAACCTGGCGCTGGACCCTCCCTACCGAGGCAGTCTCTCACTAGAAGGGGCTTCTGCCAA GCTAACAGACTGTCTGCGAGACTTCGGAGCTGGTGACTGGCAGCTGGCGGGCCAGGTGTGTCAGGCCTTGTGGAACATGACCAGCGGCGGCTCAGAGAAGCTTCTGGACACACAAGAGGGACGGTCGCTGCTGGAGATCCTCACGTCGTACTTAG CTCATTGTCCCTCAGATGAAGACAAGGTCCTGAAGTGGGCGGGAAACAAGGACGTGAGTGGCTACCACAGAGAGTCCTGGGAGTTGGACTTCCGACCCGTAGCCCAAAAACTGCTGACagaaattgtgagataa
- the armc2 gene encoding armadillo repeat-containing protein 2 isoform X1, whose amino-acid sequence MGAMERKYELCGPFLPRRHPSLKTSAEIVDEARRTLRAQSTQRPCTPRDGQRQLFARSSIRADHNSRPSSTFSLHAQNFDVSDSRPSSGTRLSPLEHKSKVAVLNKDEIPKSSPKPPTEPVDTKRGGLAGSRARLLRATSLTTLPPLAGHADAQERLKLGMSRKLPPAQSQVCGDHKEVSSVPHKPGPRRTQSESRLAQANDDARVRTTEGGLEWRTDLGDGQNATSTGAESKWDRIAPLLQELKATAASGSSEASLERLCDLCANLHDALAEAGMLGHHGCKKRSTILRTLFQLIDLNSSRLDLHVAELCLALRVSGNNLLNICKLVFQTSRNESNDSLFQNNSVIDFLLGLLLREEVSTSGEALFYCVGTLKFLSGNAAIVRLLLDKNCMRVAQKFIRKLCTVDDAYFTMAGHIFVQLTAALRNLADQPEARPLFVSYALMSQLCLVLQRHRQDQDVCTNVSRIYSKLSSYAECRLSLAETPDCYQLFLELLSKHHHKQDLVVRLLFTLGNLTAKSDEARQQLFRCEDCVDTLLRLYDDYQLREDSPAPTAASVREGEDVLVKLVRVLANMCIHPDVGAALASNTTCIQLLMETLELRSVQESEELIVNVAATINNLTFYHKDSSVLKRSQLAIADCRTKKKQISTIQINVKNTFRNVVLKNPSVLFVLLVMWKLMLSSNMDAMLEATRVYGNLSQSKDVRDFIMQNEVHRFVVTLLDSKNPDVCFSACGVLTNLALDPPYRGSLSLEGASAKLTDCLRDFGAGDWQLAGQVCQALWNMTSGGSEKLLDTQEGRSLLEILTSYLAHCPSDEDKVLKWAGNKDVSGYHRESWELDFRPVAQKLLTEIVR is encoded by the exons ATGGGCGCCATGGAGAGGAAATATGAGCTGTGTGGACCTTTTCTGCCAAGGAGGCACCCCTCGTTGAAAACAAGCGCGGAAATAGTGGACGAAGCGAGACGCACCCTCCGAGCCCAGTCCACCCAGAGACCTTGCACTCCCAGGGATGGGCAGAGGCAACTATTTGCAAGAAGCTCTATCCGTGCAGACCACAACAGCAGACCTTCATCTACCTTCAG TCTTCACGCACAGAATTTTGATGTCTCCGACTCCCGGCCAAGTTCAGGGACGCGCCTCTCTCCTCTGGAACAT AAGTCCAAAGTTGCAGTTCTCAACAAGGATGAGATTCCCAAGTCGTCTCCCAAACCTCCCACTGAGCCAGTGGACACAAAGAGGGGGGGGCTGGCGGGGTCACGGGCGCGTCTCCTCAGGGCGACGTCTCTCACCACTTTGCCTCCTCTAGCGGGACATGCAGATG cacAAGAACGGTTAAAACTAGGCATGTCAAGAAAGCTGCCGCCAGCCCAATCTCAGGTCTGTGGAGACCACAAGGAGGTCTCCAGTGTTCCTCACAAACCTGGTCCACGCAGAACCCAAAGTGAAAG CAGACTAGCGCAGGCCAATGACGATGCGAGAGTCAGAACCACAGAGGGTGGACTGGAATGGAGAACAG ATTTGGGCGATGGACAGAACGCCACAAGCACAGGTGCAGAGTCAAAGTGGGATAGGATAGCGCCTCTTCTCCAGGAGCTAAAGGCTACAGCTGCAAGTG GGAGCTCTGAGGCCTCGCTGGAGCGTCTGTGTGACTTGTGTGCCAATCTCCATGACGCCCTGGCAGAGGCTGGCATGCTGGGCCATCATGGCTGCAAGAAGCGCTCCACCATACTGCGAACCCTGTTTCAGCTCATCGACCTCAACTCCTCGCGGCTTGATCTTCATGTCGCCGAGCTCTGCCTCGCC ttgCGTGTCAGCGGGAACAACCTGCTCAACATCTGTAAGCTCGTCTTCCAGACCAGCCGCAATGAATCCAATGACAGCCTCTTCCAGAACAACTCTGTCATAG ACTTTCTACTTGGACTGTTGCTCCGCGAGGAGGTGTCTACATCTGGAGAAGCGTTGTTTTACTGTGTCGGCACGCTGAAGTTTCTCTCAGGAAATGCTGCGATCGTACGCCTCCTGTTGGACAAAAACTGTATGAGAGTGGCTCAGAAGTTCATACGGAAACTCTGCACCGTTGACGACGCATACTTTACAATGGCCGGACACATCTTTGTGCAG CTGACGGCCGCCTTGAGGAACCTTGCTGATCAACCTGAGGCCCGTCCGCTCTTTGTCTCCTACGCACTGATGTCACAGCTCTGCTTGGTGCTGCAACGCCATCGCCAGGACCAAGATGTCTGCACCAATGTTTCTAGAATCTACAG TAAACTCTCCTCTTATGCGGAGTGCCGCCTCTCACTGGCTGAGACCCCCGACTGCTACCAACTATTTTTAGAACTACTGAGCAAACATCACCATAAACAG GACCTCGTAGTGCGACTCCTCTTCACACTGGGCAACCTCACGGCCAAAAGCGACGAGGctcggcagcagctcttccgCTGCGAGGATTGCGTGGACACCCTCCTGCGGCTGTACGACGACTACCAGCTGAGGGAGGACTCGCCGGCTCCCACTGCGGCCAGCGTACGGGAGGGCGAGGATGTGCTGGTGAAGCTGGTCAGGGTGCTGGCGAACATGTGCATCCATCCTGATGTGGGCGCGGCGCTGGCCAGCAACACCACCTGCATCCAGCTGCTGATGGAAACGCTAG AGCTGAGGTCCGTGCAGGAGAGCGAGGAGTTGATCGTGAACGTGGCCGCCACCATCAACAACCTGACCTTTTACCACAAAGACAGCTCGGTGCTCAAACGCAGTCAGCTGGCCATTGCGGACtgtaggacaaaaaaaaagcaaatatcaaCAATACAGATCaatgtgaaaaatacatttagaaatgtagttttaaaaaatcccaGTGTCCTGTTTGTTCTCTTAGTGATGTGGAAGTTGATGCTCAGCTCCAACATGGACGCCATGCTGGAGGCCACCCGCGTCTATGGAAACTTGTCACAATCCAAAGATGTGCGGGACTTTATAATGCAAAATGaag TGCACAGGTTTGTGGTGACACTACTGGACTCTAAGAACCCTGATGTCTGCTTCTCAGCCTGCGGGGTCCTCACCAACCTGGCGCTGGACCCTCCCTACCGAGGCAGTCTCTCACTAGAAGGGGCTTCTGCCAA GCTAACAGACTGTCTGCGAGACTTCGGAGCTGGTGACTGGCAGCTGGCGGGCCAGGTGTGTCAGGCCTTGTGGAACATGACCAGCGGCGGCTCAGAGAAGCTTCTGGACACACAAGAGGGACGGTCGCTGCTGGAGATCCTCACGTCGTACTTAG CTCATTGTCCCTCAGATGAAGACAAGGTCCTGAAGTGGGCGGGAAACAAGGACGTGAGTGGCTACCACAGAGAGTCCTGGGAGTTGGACTTCCGACCCGTAGCCCAAAAACTGCTGACagaaattgtgagataa